The Theileria annulata chromosome 2, complete sequence, *** SEQUENCING IN PROGRESS *** genomic sequence TAATCTATCCTCAATTCTACCATCAGATTCTCTACTCACTCCCATGTCAGTTTTGCAGGTAAAAAATTCATTCATGATTTCATaatttgatgaaattgatgggtatttaaacaattttaatggGTCAAATATCGACTTTGCGCCGTCGAATCTCGACAATAGTTCCAACAATCCACTTAAATCAACACTTTTGCTACTATTAACGCCATCTGCATCAACGCCATTGACagtattatcattattattgttatgGTTGATGAGTTTAAGCAATAGTTGTAAATCTGGTAAACTATTAACTTTGATTAGcaatttgattaatttattaataattggaaCGTTGTTAGttagtaatttattaatgataaCTTTGTTAAAGCAATTTGGTAACTCATTTGTATTATCGTAAAACTCCTCGACAATGTCCAAAAATAAACCAACTTCAGTGTTACTCGGCAATTTTAACGAGTTTACATATGATTTGTAGGCCTCATTATTAAGAGTGTAAAGTGAGGTTGAAACGACTTTGAATGTCTTAATATCATACTTTAAGATTAGTTTTACACATAAATCACTGTATTTGTGGATAAACTTTATAAAAtcctttaaaatatcatcCAAATCCTCTTTATTCAGCTTCGTACCGAACTCTGTACCCAACTctttgtataatattatgatTACATTGTTGATGTTGTTGAATAATTTGTCGGTATACTCGTCCAACTCGACCTCATTTAAgttgtttaatatttttactaataatCTTACCAACAGAAATTGAGTAGTTAATTGTTCGGATTTTAAGTGTGATACgataatgttaataagATCCTTCCTCAACACGTTAACTCCCTTGAGGCcaagtaataatattatacacaGTTTCAACTTCCCGTTTTCATGGTATAAGTCAGCATCTGAGCTGATTTCATCTGTAACCGCACTCTCATCTGTGTTTAATGAGTTAATCAAGGTGATATCGCATGAAGGTGTAAAAATGTGGCATTTAGTcaaatatttgaaaaagttaaaattcAGCAAAAACTCTGTTAAAGCATCCAAGTCTACACACTTCACACACTCCAATAGCAACTTAAGgctataatttattatcacGTCGTCATTAACGAATATCTCATCTATCTTCTCCTTATACAGCTTCAATATTTTCTCGACCAATTTCACTTTTTTACTCAATTCAAAATTTCCATCTGAGtcatttacattattttctaatcCACCTTCCGAACTTTCATCTGAACTACTACTTAAGTTATTTTcgttatttaaattattgtaaaaaTTGGTATATAGGTTTGAGAAGTTGGATAGAATGAATAGGAGCATAGAAATAGCTTTGGTTTTGACGATTAAATTGTTAGATTCAAAAAGGGAGAAGATTTCGACGCACAATGGAGATTCATTGACGTATAATTTGGCAAGTTCCAAATCATTGTTGAAGGGTTTGTACAGTGTATACTGGCGTTCTAGGTCCAAATCACCTAATTCCTGGGATAATTTTACTCTTTTACTGCCAACCtttttaactattttacactttattatattttcaggGCACAAGTCATCCAACTCACCCCTGACTATACTTGATGCTATCTGTATTCCattcatatatttacaTATCATTCTACAccttaattattaaatttgacatattaatagaatttcaataaaatatataaaaatgtgataaaatatataaagttTTTGTAGAATTCTGaaaaatagtataaattttaaaaaatttactaaaaaGGGAATTTGTTGGAAAAGGTGAACAAGTATTTATGTGgaatgaaaatattaaatataatgaataatgaTAGATctttggaaaaaataaaaattgaaGAAAACTTACTAAATTCATGGGATTCCTTAGGAAATTTGACCCTTTCCGATTATTTCAAACGGTTTGACCAGTTTGCAAGTGTGTTTGAGGAGTATGAATCTGATCTTGAAGAGTTTGATTTAGGCGTTTTAGACCATTTTTCTGCCTTTGAAGTGGTTGAAAATGACCGTTTAAACAGGCTGAAGTTATTTCTAAAGCTATGCTTCgatgtaaaatattctaaCAATAATCGcaaaatttgttataaaattgaCGAATCTCCCTTTTTTCAGGTTTTTCGTGAAATTCTACTCTTCTTCCATCAAGATAATGGTAAACTTAATCATCAAGTTGTTACTTGTGAAGATTCCAGCTcagttaataatttggatgAAGAGGAAcaaaatacattttttgGTAAAAATCTTACCGAGATTAGGATAAAGGTTAGCAGGGGTTTGATGGATAGTATACTGCTTGGATCTTGTGAATTTCCAGCGAAATCAATCACTAATCAGCtgaaaaatgatattaaaacGCTTTTGACTTTGAAACGAATTAAAGAACTACAAATTCCCCTCAACACTCTACAACTTTTACTACCCTTCAATTCTCTCGATAGTATTCTCTATCTATACTCactcaatattattaccgGTATCACAATCTACtactatttatttattaatactataaggctaactatatataagCGACTGTAAGATgtgttattttttacaatagAAATAACTATATACGTTTTAACTATAAACGgcattatttttatacacCTGAGGTGTATGGTAGAGTATATGTTGATGTAGATGAGCTATGTTGGACGCCGAGTATCGATGTGGAATTTGTGACGTTGTTGATGGAGTTTGGGTTTATTCCAATTGGATACAGACTTGTGTTTCCATCATTTGAACGCGTAATAATACTGCCAAAGATGCACCAGTTCCGATGTTGTCTGGTTCCGACGGACATTAAACTACCCAAAAAGGCCCTTAAACTCAAGGATCAGCTCCTTATCACATTCAATAAAGACTTCAATCAAGTTGCTACTTATccttaactatataaatattaattatacaaaaattattcagtggtatattaattataggTGATGAACGGTATAGTGAATAAGTTTGGTGAGAACTGGTTATACCCACCGATACAACTTCTTTTCTCCcttattcatttttataccAATTCTCAGCCTAATGACACAGAGAACGCtattaataacaataacACTAATAGCACTTCTGAAGtacttaataataatgttaaaatgGAGAATAAAGAAGCTAGGAGTAAATTAGTATCAGTTGAGGTTTGGAAAGGCAAAGAGCTAATCGCAGGTGAAATTGGATGTAAGTTCTCTATACACTGGTAGCTAGTGGTATTATTATAACTATCAAATATACTCATTTTCGACCTAAATATCCataagtatattaataataaagttaTATATGGTAGATAGTCTAAAGAATAACTCCTTGGCACATGTGTTATAGTTGTAAATGGATCAGTGTATACTAGTTTAACGGGGTTCCATAATATGAATAACAGCGGGAAATTTCAGTTAATAGCTCTAGCGGCAATATTACACTTTAATGGTTTGTATTTTATGTTATATGGTATAGGATTTGAGTTATGGGATTTGGGGATGCACTTGCCTTATAAGACTGAGATGGGCGCCAAGTGTATTTCACGAACTCTATTTATCCGAGACCTAAATCGCTATAAATTTAACGTAATCATATTCTCGTTGGACTAATAATCTTGTTTAGGCTAGGAATCTTGAGATTCCgaaaaaatacaaaaacGACGTAAACTCAACACAACTAATTGATGATTTcactaaattaattttttaacaattttttcgatttatttttttctataatagaaattatttagaattCTCTATCAAATGATTAGTTTTTGTAAATTCAACTAATTGTGTTAGCCGAGTGTAAATTAATGTGAAACAAATAagtgaaataaataatgtaaatagTTTGAGAATGAGGATTAGACCACTTGAGAATTTGAAGGAAATAATTTTGGATTTATTAGATTGGTATAAATATGCGACTTTGAAGCAACAGCACGCAACAATGCTCTTTAGTGGAGCATTCCTGGGCTTGATTGTCGGAAGGACTCAGCATAAGCGAAGAATGAAGTCCGGCGAGTTCAGCCGAGACTTTGAGCTTGTAGCTTACAAAGTTGAGGATGAAAAAAGGTTTGAAGAAAACTGGAACAGACTGGCCTTACTTGCTCAAAAACAACCTGGATACAAATATACCAAACTCTATAAAGCTTGTTATCCAGATAGATCACCGATACATTATTTCAAAGTTTCTCTCTACTTATATACCATATTCATAACTATTTTGTCCGTAGTTAGTTTTATTTCCGATTGCCAGTAGTTAACTTGAAGAATAATAAACTACCTAAAATTATCACtaattagtataatattattaaataatgttataGTTAAGATTATGGCGTAATAAAGATGACTTGGAGAATTTTAGGAATCTGGAGCAGTACAAGGTCCTGAGAAAAAATTTGGATGAAAGTTCTAGTAAAGTACGGTTCGGGAGCACAAAAGTGATCATTGATGATACTGTAAGGAGAGAAATACCATACAGAAATACACtcttttattaatacacTTCAACAACTAATACATCTCTCCAATATTTTGATACACATACCTACACtttttactatattaatAAAGTTCAATTTATCTCTGATAaaacttgaaaataatgttttattaatttacataatttgtttgattagaattaaaattgtaacAGGGTATtaaaaactaattaattgtataaaatgtgtaaaattattgaaaactatttaattttataaaatgtgtagaatTAGTTAGAATAGTTAGttgtgtaaaattattgaaaattatttaatggtATAAAAGTActtgaaatatattataaaagtGGTAAGTACCTTGGgcaatttattaatttttattttaaaaaaatataatttctaaattttttaaacatttaaacattgccataatttgtaaataatataaatattgttataatttgttaatagTACAGATATTGTTTTTCTGTTGGAATTTTTAAAAGGATGGGAAAGGTTTGCTTTTTTAAGcttaaattttacatttagGACTACTACTCTATTTTGGGAGTTAAAAGAGGCTGTAACGACGCCGAACTCAAGAAGGCTTATCGAAAACTTGCAATGCAATGGCATCCTGATAAACATCAAGATCCGaattctaaattaaaagtaACTTTTCAACATCATTTtcacaattttataatttattcactaattaattaatataaataaccccttgattaaaaataataggCTGAGGAgatgtttaaaaatgtgtCAGAGGCTTATGATGTGTTATCTGATCCCGAGAAGCGGAAGATTTATGACCAGTTTGGTGAAGAAGGTCTCAAGGGTACAGCTCCTGGACCTGAACATGGTGGATCCCACACTTATGTCTGTATGTTTCCCCTCAGAGCGGGCGCTTCCCGCCACTACCTACTCATAGATACTAAACCTAgttattcatattttccATCCAAATGACAGTTTTTTACTTTTGGaattattctttattaagctagatttatatttatgtgAAGTATTAAATACCCGTTGCGGGTTAAGTGGAAAATGTTTTAGATACTGGTGTTGATCCCAGTGAACTGTTTCGTAAGATATTTGGGAATGATCGTTCGTTTATGTTCGGCGGAGGTGATGAAATGGGAGGATTTGGTGATGTTTTTCACGTTACATCATCCTCGATGAAATCTACTAATTACGAACTCGAGCTACCATTAACATTAGAAGAGTTATATACTGGTATCCAATTACTGTTCTAGCTCACACAGCTATTCTACTGAGCTATTAAGTTATATATCTAGTTATTTATCCCATCCTAGTGTACTAGCTGTGTGTCTTAgttatgtatataaataattaccTCTATTCCTGAATAACTATAGAATATGTAATAGGTACGGTAAAGAAAATGAAAGTCACACGTAAACGATTTAACGGtaataaacaatataaaGAAGAACATACCCTTAAAATCGATATTAAGCCGGTATctcatattattaatactaataataatgtcATAGGGATGGAAAGATGGAACTAAGTTAACTTTTACTGGGGAAGGAGATCAACAATCTCCCATGGCAACACCTGGAGATCTCATATTGTAATTTCTacttataatttatataacatCATTTACCATAGTTTTTgttacaaaaataatatttatttacaatttttggattaattttacttaATTTGTCTAATTTAGAAAGTAGATAGTTAAATACGTCTATCGTTATTAAATAACTGTTGAAAATGttttagtataataaaaacgAAGAAGCATATGAGATTTGTGCGTGATGGAAATAACTTGATTTACAAATTCACCGTTCCACTCGTTAAAGTAATTTACACCAGTTATAATATTCTAACTGTGTATTAATGTGGATTTAGGCGTTGACGGGATTTAACGCTGTGTTGACAACGTTGGATAATCGCAGGTTGACGATTCGTGTGACTGAAGTTGTTTCGCACAAGTCTCGCAAGGTCATTGCCCGTGAAGGAATGCCGCTCTCCAAGAACCCTAATCAACGCGGAGATCTCATCCTCGAGTTCGATGTCGTTTTCCCCGAAACCCTCACCAATGAACAAAAAGCATCCATCTCTAATATCTTCAATTAATACCCGCTATACCATACAGTATACTTTTCAATCAGAGtgatatttattatctgtaatttactaaattagctaaatatatatagttgTGTGGTGGTAATAGTGTGTATTGCGGTACCGAGGGAACCGGTGgaaaagattaaaaattacaaattttgttatattCCCTAGTGGCGTCAGTCATGTTGTCATCTTGAAGAGGAGGGAGAGAAGTGTGTTTAGGCTTTGAGAAGCGTTCACGGAGGTTCCAAGTGAACCAATAGCGACTCTTCGGAGGCCGAAAGGCAATGTCAAACGCAAGTCCAGTAACAAGTCCCcaaaaaagaaataaaCGCAAACACTCCACGCGTTTTGCAAACTCGTTGTAGCTTAATGATTGCCggtaaaataatttcttgCCCTCTTCCCAAGCTGATTCAAACTAAACATCAATATACTCAAGTAGACTATTACGTCCCAATTGGGAGTATTATAAAGTtaactattattaatagGATAAGTAGTAGTGAATTATGTGAGTGGTGATGGTATGAACGTacattttctatatttttCCCTTGAGGAGCTTGTCCAAGATAACGAAATTGTCTGTAATTGAAGTGTTTGGTTTGAAAATCAGGTAAAACCTTTACAAACCCTTTAAAAATCCTCATCTATAACATATCAATTGAGTAtatatagaattaataatatattaatagtatatacaATCCCCATTATAAGATTCCATAATACACTAATCGCaatcaaaaatataaaaatagtaaaaataataaattaacttataaataatgaataaaaggatgaatgtgtaataaaaaattattttaatgattttttGAAATTACTCATTACAAACCTATATTGCAAATTTTCCATTACcatactaatattatatataaactatttaaaatatgtaaacTGGTAATAATGGGATGATAGCTAACTATAACTAGTCGTATAGTAATAGTGTTTATAATGTGTAAGAAATACGTTGACCAGAATCCAGGAAATAAAACGGGCCTGTTTAAGCTAAATTTTGGCTCACAAGTACTAGGAAGAAATTTCTCTATCGCTAATCTTCTATAAAACCTAAACAAACATATATTTGGTGgtagttatatattctGTTGTTACGAGTTTACAAGCAAAACCCGgcaaaaattttattaagtAGTAATAacatagttatatatagtgAAGTAATACCATTCTCTACGTCTTCTCCAGTTACCGCAAAGTTGGTCgaagaaaattatattagttCTTTGCTTTACTTTACTCTTGCTCCTTTTATTCTTCGGCACTGCCATTAAATTTTCACAAACTCAATCAATTCATCACTTTActtatcatttaaatttactttttaatataattttacaataataaagagaaataatataaaatatgatGGAATCAATGGAATAAAAAATTGGTGATAAATAATCAATTTTGATGATCCATTTTGagtaaaaatgataaattatgaatttaaaatttttatgtaactaaataaatCGAATTATGGTGTAGAAgatgaaattaatgtttttacacatttgcCTTTTATGTTGTTGTAGCGGGTATGTGACTGGAACGAATAGTTCAAACATACTTGAGTTAGTTTAACattctaatttttaattcagAAACCCGTCTTCCAACTTACAAATCCAAAATGAAAGTCTTTTTACACCCTTAACTAtattactactatatatataactatattgatagtatataatatatatcataatagtatataatttgtattgATGGATAGATGAGTTATCGGTTGGTGATAAAGTATTTAGAATAGATTCTTTTAATTTGCCTGAGATTCGTTGTCCTTGTGGTCATCACATTACTGTCGTGGCTGCTCATATTAACTGTAACTCAGGCCAATTGGATGTTTATGAAGAGGTTTGGGACCTCTGTGCATATAGATCTTCCTGTATGCTCAATCCTTCAATTTACAAACGATGTAATAAGTCTCCACACTTTGAATTCGTTAAATTCTCATGCATCAAATGTATCCACACACATCTTTTACTTAGTCATACCAGTTACGATAGTTTTTgttacaaaaataatatttatttacaattttggaattaaattttacttAATTCGGCTAATTTAGAAAgtatatagttaaatacGTCTATCGTTATTAGATAAGTGTTGAAAATGTTCAGTGTTAGGATATGATTGTGGATTATTCTATGGAGTTGATATGAAAGATGATGAGATGTGTCAAATGTTATGTTTGAATTATGTTCGAAGTTGTACTTCTCGTTACGATTTGGTACCGAGGGAATACTATCTAAAGTGCCTCTCAAAAATGTTTCTCagaaataatgtaaaagaATGTGAATTTTTGCCAGGTATCAAATTACCAAAGTTACCTAGTTGAAAGAGaattttaatgt encodes the following:
- a CDS encoding uncharacterized protein (all_bases.C.cand.436 - hypothetical protein;~2 probable transmembrane helices predicted for TA14220 by TMHMM2.0 at aa 62-84 and 149-168) — its product is MAVPKNKRSKSKVKQRTNIIFFDQLCGNWRRRREWFYRRLAIEKFLPSTCEPKFSLNRPVLFPGFWSTYFLHIINTITIRLVIMRIFKGFVKVLPDFQTKHFNYRQFRYLGQAPQGKNIENFESAWEEGKKLFYRQSLSYNEFAKRVECLRLFLFWGLVTGLAFDIAFRPPKSRYWFTWNLRERFSKPKHTSLPPLQDDNMTDATREYNKICNF
- a CDS encoding uncharacterized protein (chr2.C.cand.170 - hypothetical protein, conserved, pfb0590W, signal peptide) → MRIRPLENLKEIILDLLDWYKYATLKQQHATMLFSGAFLGLIVGRTQHKRRMKSGEFSRDFELVAYKVEDEKRFEENWNRLALLAQKQPGYKYTKLYKACYPDRSPIHYFKLRLWRNKDDLENFRNLEQYKVLRKNLDESSSKVRFGSTKVIIDDTVRREIPYRNTLFY
- a CDS encoding uncharacterized protein (small overlap at the 3' end with gene TA14250); translation: MNGIQIASSIVRGELDDLCPENIIKCKIVKKVGSKRVKLSQELGDLDLERQYTLYKPFNNDLELAKLYVNESPLCVEIFSLFESNNLIVKTKAISMLLFILSNFSNLYTNFYNNLNNENNLSSSSDESSEGGLENNVNDSDGNFELSKKVKLVEKILKLYKEKIDEIFVNDDVIINYSLKLLLECVKCVDLDALTEFLLNFNFFKYLTKCHIFTPSCDITLINSLNTDESAVTDEISSDADLYHENGKLKLCIILLLGLKGVNVLRKDLINIIVSHLKSEQLTTQFLLVRLLVKILNNLNEVELDEYTDKLFNNINNVIIILYKELGTEFGTKLNKEDLDDILKDFIKFIHKYSDLCVKLILKYDIKTFKVVSTSLYTLNNEAYKSYVNSLKLPSNTEVGLFLDIVEEFYDNTNELPNCFNKVIINKLLTNNVPIINKLIKLLIKVNSLPDLQLLLKLINHNNNNDNTVNGVDADGVNSSKSVDLSGLLELLSRFDGAKSIFDPLKLFKYPSISSNYEIMNEFFTCKTDMGVSRESDGRIEDRLELDKSLMKCIYNLSVKDIIIINKLQNKCLSILLQRYIQTLNYSTDYNCQLLEFIKSILNNVIDSNLTEIYITNLTDKNITNLFIILYNLLLTLNIQLLYQNSSSNRSNQLSDVSTNPFLADDMKGEYSCVGCVLKCYFKGDLYLLMLLVLLIQLKLKVHGTKVKCVKCNGTSVNLVKSISDNKSYEKCNDWENVMENYVLKVLANVLTIPCETSKQLCTILTHYDIQIEPIEYKLKIEHAVETNSQQTAGTDDTVNTVDNTDTTNNVNVEVNLLNKQMLQSLIDDKIDKTSLVKCAKQLNTPHTKYFIQTLIYTHQISIS
- a CDS encoding molecular chaperone, putative (DnaJ protein, putative;~chr2.C.cand.171 - DnaJ protein), with the protein product MGKDYYSILGVKRGCNDAELKKAYRKLAMQWHPDKHQDPNSKLKAEEMFKNVSEAYDVLSDPEKRKIYDQFGEEGLKGTAPGPEHGGSHTYVCMFPLRAGASRHYLLIDTKPNTGVDPSELFRKIFGNDRSFMFGGGDEMGGFGDVFHVTSSSMKSTNYELELPLTLEELYTGTVKKMKVTRKRFNGNKQYKEEHTLKIDIKPGWKDGTKLTFTGEGDQQSPMATPGDLIFIIKTKKHMRFVRDGNNLIYKFTVPLVKALTGFNAVLTTLDNRRLTIRVTEVVSHKSRKVIAREGMPLSKNPNQRGDLILEFDVVFPETLTNEQKASISNIFN
- a CDS encoding leu/phe-trna protein transferase, putative (all_bases.cand.1381 - leu/phe-trna protein transferase) → MKILNIMNNDRSLEKIKIEENLLNSWDSLGNLTLSDYFKRFDQFASVFEEYESDLEEFDLGVLDHFSAFEVVENDRLNRLKLFLKLCFDVKYSNNNRKICYKIDESPFFQVFREILLFFHQDNGKLNHQVVTCEDSSSVNNLDEEEQNTFFGKNLTEIRIKVSRGLMDSILLGSCEFPAKSITNQLKNDIKTLLTLKRIKELQIPLNTLQLLLPFNSLDSILYLYSLNIITDELCWTPSIDVEFVTLLMEFGFIPIGYRLVFPSFERVIILPKMHQFRCCLVPTDIKLPKKALKLKDQLLITFNKDFNQVMNGIVNKFGENWLYPPIQLLFSLIHFYTNSQPNDTENAINNNNTNSTSEVLNNNVKMENKEARSKLVSVEVWKGKELIAVVNGSVYTSLTGFHNMNNSGKFQLIALAAILHFNGFELWDLGMHLPYKTEMGAKCISRTLFIRDLNRYKFNARNLEIPKKYKNDVNSTQLIDDFTKLIF